The following proteins come from a genomic window of Pyxidicoccus sp. MSG2:
- a CDS encoding L,D-transpeptidase family protein: MSTTPAGSTPLRNDRFAAEPELAQVLAGRATLGRNARGPGAQAVQQALIDMGFSLHGGADGAFGPQSLKAVLNFQVHARSAFADVQATGVVDAATLRALDTLAPLPKQRGQVKNLPVPRYDGTPLRVLVVKNEHRTFLFDAQGGLQGIFGNAVGARVTPTDLGLKKVNAKLGAAEARDLGLKLWGGLVYGPCIIDLSWADGSRSGEELHGTNAPTRLGEDVSHGCIRHDNAAILVLYEAVKVGDRVAVVDSVQDARLGVPAPSPRVA; the protein is encoded by the coding sequence ATGTCCACGACTCCCGCTGGTTCCACCCCTCTTCGCAATGACCGCTTCGCCGCCGAGCCCGAACTGGCGCAGGTGCTCGCAGGCCGGGCAACGCTCGGCCGCAACGCCCGGGGCCCGGGCGCGCAGGCCGTGCAGCAGGCCCTGATCGACATGGGCTTCAGCCTGCACGGAGGCGCGGATGGCGCCTTCGGCCCGCAGTCGCTCAAGGCGGTCCTCAATTTCCAGGTGCACGCCCGCTCGGCCTTCGCTGACGTCCAGGCCACCGGCGTGGTGGATGCCGCCACCCTGCGTGCCCTCGACACGCTCGCCCCGCTCCCGAAGCAGCGCGGCCAGGTGAAAAACCTCCCGGTGCCACGCTACGACGGCACCCCGCTGCGCGTGCTGGTGGTGAAGAACGAGCACCGGACCTTCCTCTTCGACGCGCAGGGCGGGCTGCAGGGCATCTTCGGCAACGCCGTGGGGGCACGTGTCACCCCGACGGACCTCGGCCTGAAGAAGGTCAACGCGAAGCTGGGCGCGGCGGAGGCACGGGACCTGGGCCTGAAGCTGTGGGGCGGCCTCGTCTACGGCCCGTGCATCATCGACCTGTCCTGGGCGGATGGCTCCCGCTCGGGCGAGGAACTCCACGGTACCAACGCACCGACCCGGCTGGGCGAGGACGTCTCGCACGGGTGCATCCGCCACGACAACGCCGCCATCCTCGTCCTCTACGAGGCCGTCAAGGTGGGGGACCGGGTGGCCGTCGTCGACAGCGTACAAGATGCACGCCTGGGCGTTCCGGCTCCCTCCCCCCGGGTTGCCTAG
- a CDS encoding polysaccharide deacetylase family protein yields the protein MNPTPGAILTFDDGPLDDKGSDWALKSTLDILDAHRIQGVFYVLGEEVRKQPALVKLIAERGHILQSHAWSHVALPKLPEAQLRQELQRTQDLIFQTAGVRPNRLRPPYGAGWVGPKCPVLLKVATGLGLQLTGWDVDTNDWKAPRGLADTQKCYPGRKRWKGLYGRQGGPLDMLMHVNQATARDLKNFILGLQAEGWEFRSYGDPPQRPSVAVA from the coding sequence ATGAACCCTACTCCTGGTGCCATCCTCACCTTCGATGACGGCCCGCTCGACGACAAGGGCAGTGATTGGGCCCTGAAGTCCACGCTGGACATCCTGGATGCCCATCGCATCCAGGGTGTCTTCTACGTGCTGGGTGAGGAAGTGCGGAAGCAGCCGGCGCTGGTCAAGCTCATCGCCGAGCGCGGCCACATCCTCCAGAGTCACGCGTGGAGCCACGTGGCGCTTCCCAAGCTGCCCGAGGCGCAGCTCAGGCAGGAGCTCCAGCGGACGCAGGACCTCATCTTCCAGACCGCGGGCGTGCGTCCCAACCGGTTGAGGCCTCCATACGGCGCCGGGTGGGTGGGCCCGAAGTGCCCGGTGCTGCTGAAGGTGGCGACCGGGCTGGGCCTGCAGCTCACCGGGTGGGACGTGGACACCAACGACTGGAAGGCCCCCCGCGGCCTGGCCGACACGCAGAAGTGTTATCCGGGCCGCAAGCGCTGGAAGGGGCTCTACGGCAGGCAGGGCGGGCCACTGGACATGCTCATGCATGTGAATCAGGCCACGGCCAGGGACCTGAAGAACTTCATCCTCGGCCTCCAGGCGGAAGGGTGGGAGTTCCGGTCCTACGGAGACCCGCCGCAGCGGCCGTCCGTGGCCGTCGCCTGA
- a CDS encoding zinc-dependent metalloprotease — translation MFKRTAVLVVSCGALLTACGTDADPRLENEEIISNLIEAGYPADSIMVVEGAVYVERDAQVSLEASREMLQRGEGSAEQYRTNNLVDTTIVKKICINPTSAFNTYSRLSQGLDLAIQNYNSLGLSFVMARGPTTGCNANITAQATSGAGGSAGFPSGGRPYGTITIGTGLQSYSVDANEHMITHELGHTIGFRHTDFFNAASCGGNEGSAGVGAILIPGTPTSDPSSLMNSCFRATATGEFSQYDIVALNYLY, via the coding sequence ATGTTCAAGAGAACGGCAGTCCTCGTGGTGAGCTGTGGCGCGTTGCTGACCGCCTGCGGTACCGACGCTGACCCGCGGCTCGAGAACGAGGAGATCATCTCCAACCTCATCGAGGCCGGGTATCCGGCCGACAGCATCATGGTTGTCGAGGGTGCCGTGTACGTGGAGCGCGACGCTCAGGTATCGCTCGAGGCGTCCCGGGAGATGCTCCAGCGCGGCGAGGGGAGCGCGGAGCAATACAGGACGAACAACCTGGTCGACACCACCATCGTGAAGAAGATCTGCATCAACCCGACCTCTGCGTTCAACACCTACAGCCGGCTCAGCCAGGGGCTCGACCTGGCCATCCAGAACTACAACAGCCTGGGACTCAGCTTCGTCATGGCGCGAGGACCGACCACCGGCTGCAACGCGAACATCACCGCACAGGCCACGAGTGGCGCCGGAGGCTCCGCGGGATTCCCCTCCGGGGGGCGTCCCTACGGGACCATCACCATCGGCACCGGGCTGCAGAGCTACAGCGTTGATGCGAACGAGCACATGATCACCCACGAGCTGGGTCACACGATTGGCTTCCGCCACACGGACTTCTTCAACGCGGCCAGCTGCGGCGGCAACGAGGGAAGCGCGGGCGTGGGTGCCATCCTCATCCCCGGGACGCCGACCTCGGACCCGTCGTCGCTCATGAACTCCTGCTTCAGGGCGACCGCGACCGGCGAGTTCTCCCAGTACGACATCGTTGCGCTGAACTACCTCTACTGA
- a CDS encoding molecular chaperone DnaJ: MSASDALVRSGTLARPQTESEAAVAEAERRLRALLEEISTLDLEVETLASELATFSARYERELSVAFVPLERRERLVRWLQALQDELARLDAELRAPQPKVSRRKSRKKSTRSHQSEREEAEGERPWTPGATLDDDVPEPLSPPPDLASEAQTLKRLYRKLARLLHPDLARTEEEQERLHQLMIQVNLAFERADRTLLELFLVRVDQGELLEPTVSVDERLAHVEKRIAALTPVRRSLLADLDRLRATSTFRLHAEWKGRQELGRDYFQETLTELAEDAERTMRDALARMGRLDRAARELTTLKHPLTEAKPEGALRTFDPILESPLVRKGAERLERRRASSEARTLAQTLEEAVDQAPWEATLVLMAFFAERAGRPPDALSNREGWAERYAAVATAWPEAPAFEELLTRLPPPLEIGLRFQGGKVRFGLQLKSVELLAGVPIALERRTVAMLAQRVLAHLGPREQCKGCGADVFLVHLLRTRGLDELNGLVCPACGHVAKSYFLFNWSEGQEALLPFALKVGLVDEVVVKLAGKGIAFQLLPVTREALTVGALKQLFTDLYLKPYGIAAEPADLVVKAGARALKDEARVEASVLTLAIRKAGRDSLAPVLAGDEQELVALLRSRIERRFRPG, from the coding sequence ATGAGCGCTTCCGACGCGCTGGTTCGCTCCGGCACCCTCGCGCGCCCCCAGACCGAGTCCGAAGCTGCCGTCGCCGAGGCCGAGCGGCGGCTCCGCGCATTGCTCGAGGAGATTTCCACGCTCGACCTGGAGGTGGAGACCCTCGCCTCGGAGCTGGCCACGTTCTCCGCGCGCTACGAGCGCGAGCTGTCGGTCGCCTTCGTCCCGCTCGAGCGCCGCGAGCGCCTGGTCCGGTGGCTCCAGGCGCTCCAGGACGAGCTGGCGCGACTCGACGCGGAGCTGCGTGCGCCGCAACCGAAGGTGTCCCGCCGCAAGTCGCGCAAGAAGTCCACGCGGTCGCATCAGTCCGAGAGGGAAGAGGCGGAAGGCGAGCGCCCCTGGACGCCTGGAGCCACGCTCGACGACGACGTGCCCGAGCCGCTCTCTCCCCCTCCCGACCTCGCGTCCGAGGCGCAGACCCTCAAGCGGCTCTATCGCAAGCTGGCGCGACTGCTCCACCCGGACCTCGCCCGGACGGAGGAGGAGCAGGAGCGGCTCCACCAGTTGATGATTCAGGTCAACCTCGCCTTCGAGCGGGCAGACCGGACCCTGCTGGAGCTCTTCCTCGTCCGCGTGGACCAGGGCGAGCTGCTCGAGCCGACGGTGTCCGTGGACGAGCGGCTCGCGCACGTCGAGAAGCGCATCGCCGCCCTGACACCTGTTCGCCGCTCGCTGCTCGCGGACCTCGACCGCTTGCGAGCGACGTCCACCTTCCGGCTCCATGCCGAATGGAAGGGGCGCCAGGAGCTGGGCCGCGACTACTTCCAGGAGACCCTCACCGAGCTCGCCGAGGACGCCGAGCGCACGATGCGCGACGCCCTGGCGCGCATGGGCCGACTCGACCGAGCGGCCCGGGAGCTGACCACGTTGAAGCACCCGCTCACCGAAGCGAAACCGGAAGGGGCGCTGCGCACCTTCGACCCCATCCTCGAGAGCCCCCTGGTGCGGAAGGGCGCGGAGCGTCTCGAGCGCCGACGGGCCTCGTCCGAGGCCCGCACGCTCGCGCAGACGCTGGAGGAAGCGGTGGATCAGGCCCCGTGGGAGGCCACGCTGGTGCTGATGGCCTTCTTCGCCGAGCGCGCGGGGCGTCCACCCGATGCGCTCTCGAACCGGGAGGGCTGGGCCGAGCGCTATGCCGCCGTGGCCACGGCCTGGCCGGAAGCCCCGGCCTTCGAGGAGTTGCTCACCCGGCTGCCACCTCCCCTCGAGATCGGGCTGCGCTTCCAGGGGGGAAAGGTGCGCTTCGGGCTCCAGCTCAAGTCGGTCGAGTTGCTCGCCGGAGTGCCCATTGCGCTCGAGCGCCGCACCGTCGCGATGCTGGCGCAGCGGGTGCTCGCGCACCTCGGCCCGCGTGAGCAGTGCAAGGGCTGTGGCGCGGACGTCTTTCTCGTCCACCTGCTGCGCACCCGGGGCCTGGATGAGCTCAATGGCCTGGTGTGCCCGGCCTGCGGCCACGTCGCCAAGAGCTACTTCCTCTTCAACTGGTCCGAGGGCCAGGAAGCGCTCCTGCCCTTCGCCCTGAAGGTCGGCCTCGTCGACGAAGTGGTGGTGAAGCTCGCGGGCAAGGGCATTGCCTTCCAGCTGCTGCCCGTGACGCGCGAGGCGCTGACCGTCGGAGCGCTCAAGCAGCTCTTCACGGACCTGTACCTCAAGCCGTACGGCATCGCGGCGGAGCCCGCGGACCTGGTGGTGAAGGCGGGTGCACGCGCGCTGAAGGATGAGGCCCGGGTCGAGGCGTCCGTGCTGACGCTCGCCATCCGCAAGGCGGGCCGGGACTCGCTCGCGCCCGTGCTGGCCGGGGACGAGCAGGAGTTGGTGGCGCTGCTGCGCTCGCGCATCGAGCGCCGCTTCCGGCCGGGCTAG
- a CDS encoding GlxA family transcriptional regulator, with protein MTDNPEFLPASGKPRTVLFVAFPDMGLLDLSGPQTVFWAASKALAEQGLPGYLRHTVSLDGGLVQTAEGVALQTSPLAAFTRVRVDTVIVPGSPTIEDVLARSGQLVGWLRRKARTARRTASVCSGTFLLAQAGLLHGRRAATHWAMCDRLRERFPSIEVDRDALFVREGSVWTSAGVSAGIDLALALVEADHGHDIAMKVARELVVFLKRPGGQSQFSELLRSQTKDTAAFDELHLWLAGNLGRDDLTVEAMARRASMSPRNFARVYKQKTGRTPAKAVEVLRLEAARRLLEESKRNVDQIARMCGFGNEERMRVTFQRNLSTSPRDYRKRFAT; from the coding sequence ATGACAGATAACCCGGAATTTCTGCCAGCTTCCGGCAAGCCGCGCACCGTGCTCTTCGTCGCCTTTCCCGACATGGGGTTGCTGGACCTGTCGGGGCCCCAGACGGTGTTCTGGGCGGCGTCCAAGGCACTGGCGGAGCAGGGCCTGCCGGGGTACCTCCGCCACACGGTGAGCCTGGACGGCGGGCTGGTGCAGACGGCGGAGGGCGTCGCGTTGCAGACGTCGCCGCTCGCCGCCTTCACACGCGTCCGTGTCGACACCGTCATCGTTCCGGGCTCGCCGACCATCGAAGACGTGCTCGCCCGCTCGGGGCAGCTGGTCGGCTGGCTGAGGCGGAAGGCCAGGACGGCCCGCCGCACCGCCTCGGTCTGCAGCGGTACCTTCCTGCTGGCGCAAGCCGGACTGCTTCACGGCAGGCGCGCGGCAACACATTGGGCCATGTGCGACCGGCTGCGCGAGCGCTTCCCCTCCATCGAGGTCGACCGCGACGCGCTCTTCGTCCGTGAGGGCTCCGTGTGGACCTCGGCCGGTGTCAGCGCGGGCATCGACCTCGCCCTGGCACTGGTGGAGGCGGACCATGGACATGACATCGCCATGAAGGTGGCCAGGGAGCTGGTCGTCTTCCTGAAGCGACCTGGCGGGCAGTCACAGTTCAGCGAGCTGCTGCGCTCACAGACGAAGGACACCGCCGCCTTCGATGAGCTGCACCTGTGGCTCGCGGGCAACCTGGGCAGGGACGACCTCACGGTCGAAGCGATGGCCAGGAGAGCCAGCATGAGCCCGCGCAACTTCGCGCGCGTCTACAAGCAGAAGACCGGCCGCACCCCGGCGAAGGCCGTTGAAGTCCTTCGACTGGAGGCGGCCCGGCGGTTGCTGGAGGAGTCGAAGCGCAATGTCGACCAGATTGCCCGGATGTGCGGATTCGGGAACGAGGAACGGATGCGGGTGACCTTCCAGCGAAACCTTTCCACCTCACCCAGGGATTACCGGAAGCGGTTCGCGACGTAG